Proteins co-encoded in one Campylobacter concisus genomic window:
- a CDS encoding trans-sulfuration enzyme family protein produces the protein MKLDTLIVKGIEAKNNPNKAVIPPVFLASTFVQDDLENFQEFAYSRGSNPTKKAFDEIFAKVEGSKYAFSFASGMAATAAALSLIKTGQKVLLNSNVYGGTYRYVTTVFESHGIKSEFIDDLNFLNEDDISDDVAAIFIETPSNPLLRVTDIARISKIAHKKGALVIVDNTFLTPYYQRVLDHGADIVVYSATKYIGGHADVIAGIVTLNDDALAEKIKFAKNTLGGIISPMDAYYLIRGLKTLSVRFDRQTQNTHKIIKFLQNNDAVSVVHFAGSYSEQEAKMQAAQASDIGALISFELDEKYDVNKFVKSLEIFDLAVSLGGVESLICRPATMTHEAFPKEVLDKIGIKQNLLRLAIGIENADDLIADLDQAFKKAKK, from the coding sequence ATGAAACTTGACACCTTGATCGTAAAAGGCATTGAAGCTAAAAATAATCCAAATAAAGCGGTCATTCCGCCTGTTTTTTTAGCAAGCACATTTGTGCAAGATGATCTTGAAAATTTTCAAGAATTTGCATATTCTCGTGGTAGCAACCCTACAAAAAAAGCATTTGATGAAATTTTTGCAAAGGTTGAAGGCAGCAAATACGCTTTTAGCTTTGCTTCAGGCATGGCAGCAACAGCCGCGGCACTTAGCCTTATAAAAACTGGGCAAAAGGTCCTACTAAATAGTAACGTCTATGGCGGCACTTATAGATATGTCACGACCGTTTTTGAAAGCCACGGCATAAAGAGCGAATTTATAGACGATCTAAATTTTTTAAACGAAGATGACATAAGTGACGACGTGGCGGCGATATTTATCGAAACTCCGTCAAATCCTCTCTTAAGAGTGACAGATATCGCTAGAATTTCAAAGATCGCTCACAAAAAGGGCGCTCTAGTCATCGTGGATAACACATTTTTAACGCCTTATTATCAAAGAGTACTTGATCATGGAGCTGATATCGTGGTTTATAGCGCTACAAAATATATCGGTGGACACGCTGATGTGATCGCTGGTATCGTCACGCTAAACGATGATGCTTTGGCTGAGAAGATAAAATTTGCTAAAAACACTCTTGGTGGCATCATAAGCCCGATGGATGCCTACTACCTAATACGTGGGCTTAAAACGCTTAGCGTTAGGTTTGACAGACAAACGCAAAATACACATAAAATAATCAAATTTTTGCAGAATAATGACGCCGTTAGCGTGGTGCATTTTGCTGGCTCATATAGTGAGCAAGAGGCAAAGATGCAAGCGGCTCAAGCAAGTGACATCGGCGCGCTTATCTCATTTGAGCTTGATGAAAAATACGATGTAAATAAATTTGTAAAATCGCTAGAAATTTTTGATCTAGCAGTAAGCCTTGGTGGCGTAGAGAGTCTTATCTGCAGGCCTGCAACTATGACGCATGAGGCATTTCCAAAAGAGGTACTAGATAAGATCGGTATAAAGCAAAACTTGCTTCGATTAGCAATCGGTATCGAAAACGCTGATGATCTAATAGCGGATCTTGATCAAGCATTTAAAAAAGCAAAAAAATAA
- the tpx gene encoding thiol peroxidase yields MATTKFKGSEVNLSGNELFVGSYAPEAKVVAQDLSEFSVGGNNGVEVLVCLPSLDTGVCAAEARKFNEKVAGKHGVKLSIISNDLPFAMGRFCTTEGIENLRVGSDFRYGEFAKNYGVLMSDGPLKGLLARAVFVINDGVIIHKQIVPEVTEEPNYDAVFDAIKSSGSCGCGCH; encoded by the coding sequence ATGGCAACTACAAAATTTAAAGGTAGTGAGGTAAATTTAAGTGGAAATGAGCTATTCGTCGGCTCTTATGCACCTGAGGCAAAAGTCGTAGCACAAGATCTTAGCGAGTTTAGCGTGGGTGGAAATAATGGTGTAGAAGTACTTGTTTGCTTGCCATCACTTGATACTGGCGTTTGCGCAGCAGAGGCTCGCAAATTTAACGAAAAAGTAGCTGGCAAACATGGTGTAAAACTTAGCATCATCTCAAATGATTTGCCATTTGCGATGGGTAGATTTTGCACGACTGAAGGCATAGAAAATTTACGTGTAGGAAGTGACTTTAGATACGGAGAATTTGCTAAAAACTATGGCGTTTTAATGAGCGATGGCCCACTAAAAGGACTACTTGCAAGAGCGGTATTTGTCATCAATGATGGCGTAATAATTCATAAGCAAATCGTCCCTGAAGTGACAGAAGAGCCAAACTATGATGCTGTATTTGATGCTATTAAAAGTAGTGGTAGTTGTGGTTGTGGCTGCCATTAA
- a CDS encoding ribonuclease HII: MAKICGIDEAGRGALAGPLSVAACVLNKEISGLNDSKKLTAKKREELFKEIIKSSNFLIIYFSNAQIDELGLSECLRRALKIFKAHFEGFEIIYDGNLDYGVGITTMIKADSKVAGVSAASILAKVSRDSLMKGWDKIYSKYGFAGHKGYGTKAHLDAIAKFGYSSLHRKSFVVKSFEKSLFD; encoded by the coding sequence ATGGCAAAAATTTGTGGCATAGATGAGGCTGGACGTGGGGCTTTAGCTGGGCCTTTAAGCGTAGCGGCCTGCGTGCTTAATAAAGAAATTTCAGGCCTAAACGACTCCAAAAAACTAACCGCAAAAAAGCGTGAGGAGCTTTTTAAAGAGATCATAAAAAGCTCAAATTTTCTCATCATCTACTTCTCAAATGCGCAAATAGACGAACTTGGGCTAAGCGAGTGCTTAAGACGAGCGCTCAAAATTTTTAAGGCGCACTTTGAGGGTTTTGAGATTATTTATGATGGAAATTTAGACTATGGCGTTGGTATCACAACGATGATAAAAGCTGACAGCAAAGTCGCTGGGGTAAGCGCTGCTAGCATATTAGCAAAGGTTAGTCGTGATAGTTTGATGAAAGGCTGGGATAAAATTTACTCAAAGTATGGCTTTGCGGGGCACAAAGGATACGGCACAAAGGCTCACCTAGATGCCATTGCCAAGTTTGGCTATTCAAGCCTTCATAGAAAAAGCTTTGTAGTAAAGTCTTTTGAAAAATCTCTATTTGACTAA
- a CDS encoding S-adenosylmethionine tRNA ribosyltransferase: MRAFIGIFILIVSLFGYEINHENWAKFYKFIGEANGIKFEVYMNYFKDEFENFKQSKSFKVPAKIGGHIFFDGTKYDYEKGNLEQNSSEISSLNAVSDKINLDVKNENGELKGKIIVKNKAYNATIKKEKEYEMLNIGIQMIEANGTRYEAIINDIFAKESAKKNKNKLLSTLYDLKSERKKWPNNQFESLDNIYYINDKIKSICTYKNNKTSCDVVLLKTNKKLKLKQIFKDMNDPHLKAILATAGVSENFVLSPLGLTFLNEEQISVPLDELRPYFSDEIGL, translated from the coding sequence ATGAGAGCATTTATTGGGATTTTTATACTTATAGTAAGCCTATTTGGCTATGAGATAAATCACGAAAACTGGGCGAAATTTTATAAATTTATTGGCGAGGCAAATGGTATAAAATTTGAAGTTTATATGAACTATTTTAAAGATGAATTTGAAAATTTTAAGCAAAGTAAGAGCTTTAAAGTGCCGGCCAAGATAGGCGGGCATATCTTTTTTGATGGTACAAAATACGACTACGAAAAAGGTAATCTTGAGCAAAATAGCAGTGAAATTTCATCTCTAAATGCTGTATCTGATAAGATAAATTTAGACGTTAAAAATGAAAATGGCGAGCTAAAGGGCAAAATAATCGTTAAAAACAAAGCCTATAATGCGACTATTAAAAAAGAAAAAGAGTATGAAATGCTAAATATTGGCATCCAAATGATCGAAGCAAATGGCACGAGATACGAAGCTATAATTAACGATATATTTGCCAAAGAATCGGCTAAAAAAAATAAAAATAAATTACTCTCGACACTTTATGACCTAAAAAGTGAGCGTAAAAAATGGCCAAATAACCAATTTGAGAGCCTAGATAACATCTACTATATAAATGACAAAATAAAAAGCATCTGCACCTATAAAAATAATAAAACTAGCTGCGATGTCGTCTTACTTAAAACCAACAAAAAGCTAAAGTTAAAGCAGATTTTTAAAGATATGAACGACCCTCATCTAAAAGCAATCCTCGCAACAGCAGGCGTTAGTGAAAATTTTGTACTTTCGCCACTTGGGCTTACCTTTTTAAACGAGGAGCAAATTAGCGTGCCACTTGATGAGCTAAGACCTTACTTTAGCGATGAAATCGGACTTTAA
- a CDS encoding ATP-binding protein has translation MNQLELYYNQPLKSSKFIPRKYEIISPKTLIIGAISSGKTALVYEFLSRYKSEERLYVNLDDLRIDRALLLANLKEFLEKNTQIKVLAVENLQATDLINLSFLKGATLENIILTSKEFSLTIDGFARINLNYLDYEEFILFFKKNLDQDLLFSYFLAHGNEIASAFLDSSEVTAHLQQLLKANLSEQSIAILKECAPKCHDVLSTFGIYKNLKEQMKISKDSVYNAVASLNENGFIELVPNLDESSTSKKLYFTNFALRNALYLKKDFLAVFANVVFCELLKFKDEIYYTKEIDFFLNKRKIAIICVPFSAPEIIFLKFKKLHASLKELGVSKLQIISVANQAELSLEGIKCEILPFSRWSLGL, from the coding sequence ATGAACCAATTAGAGCTTTATTACAATCAGCCGCTTAAATCAAGTAAATTTATCCCCAGAAAATACGAAATCATCTCGCCAAAGACGCTTATAATAGGCGCCATTTCAAGTGGCAAAACAGCCCTTGTTTATGAGTTTTTGAGCCGTTATAAAAGCGAGGAGAGACTTTATGTAAATTTAGACGATCTAAGGATAGACAGAGCCTTACTTTTAGCAAATCTAAAAGAATTTTTAGAAAAAAATACCCAGATAAAGGTGCTCGCAGTTGAAAATTTACAAGCCACTGATCTTATAAATTTAAGCTTTTTAAAGGGCGCAACACTTGAAAATATCATCCTTACAAGCAAGGAATTTTCACTCACGATTGACGGCTTTGCTCGCATAAATTTAAACTATCTCGATTACGAGGAATTTATACTATTTTTTAAGAAAAATTTGGATCAAGACCTGCTTTTTAGCTATTTTTTGGCTCACGGCAACGAGATAGCAAGTGCTTTTTTGGACTCGAGTGAGGTCACAGCGCACTTGCAGCAGCTCTTAAAAGCAAATTTAAGCGAGCAAAGCATTGCGATTTTAAAAGAATGTGCTCCAAAATGCCACGATGTGCTTAGTACTTTTGGTATCTACAAAAACCTAAAAGAACAGATGAAAATCTCAAAAGATAGTGTCTATAACGCGGTAGCCAGCCTTAATGAAAATGGCTTTATAGAATTAGTACCAAATTTAGATGAGAGCAGCACGAGCAAAAAGCTCTACTTTACAAATTTTGCACTTCGTAACGCTTTGTATCTAAAAAAGGATTTTTTAGCTGTCTTTGCAAATGTAGTTTTTTGCGAATTGCTTAAATTTAAAGATGAAATTTACTACACAAAAGAGATTGATTTCTTCCTTAATAAAAGGAAGATTGCAATCATCTGTGTGCCGTTTTCTGCGCCAGAGATCATCTTTTTGAAATTTAAAAAACTCCATGCAAGCTTAAAAGAGCTAGGTGTAAGTAAGCTTCAGATAATCAGCGTCGCAAACCAAGCTGAGCTTAGCCTTGAGGGCATAAAATGTGAAATTTTGCCATTTTCTAGGTGGAGTCTAGGTTTATAA